Genomic window (Lycium barbarum isolate Lr01 chromosome 2, ASM1917538v2, whole genome shotgun sequence):
CCGCTAGAAGTTTGGGAAGATATAACCTCTTGATTCCATACATCTGTTATGCACGGACACTACAGAAAGGCGTATTGGAGAGTGACAATCGACCTTACGCGTCGGACACGGTAAATTGTAACGTTGATCTGACGCAAAATCGGCTGTTCTTGTGGAAATACAAGCTCTTAGTGACACTGATGTGCTATATTTAAAAACCTTTCGTGGCATTTTTGGACATATGCTCGTTTAGAATTTTGAAAGTCAAACATTATGTTTGGACATCATCTCGCTTGCAAAAAAGTTGATATTATGTGAGTGGAGAAAGATTTTTCACTTGAAAGATTTCAGCGAAAAATCAGTCCAACATACAaccaaaaaatattttgaaaaaaggaaaaaaattctaTGGACAGATAGATACTCTCTGTTAGAAGATCTTACTCCAATAATCATGGGCAATTAGCAGGAATACCCTTATTACGGGgtgatctttaagttttgcccttcaaaatggtggtctttaaagttTGCCCTTCGCTAGGGACCGCTTGGTCACGGGTTCAAACCCCCACTcaggcaaaaattaaaaaaaaaaatctcaaggcaTAAGTTTAGAAAAAAGGCAGAGTTATAACTCTGCCTTAGGCAGAATTTGCAGAAATGCAAGTTCTACTTAAGACATAAATTCTACCTTTTTTTACAACTTCtgccttgcaaaaaaaaaaaaattaattttcactgagcgggagttcgaacccgtGACCAAGGGATCCCCAACGAAGGGCAaaccttaaagaccaccaatttgaagagcaaaacttaaagaccaccccaaatgaagggcaatccacgcaaaaaaaatgaataatcaTCAACCCAAAATAATATACACCTCTTTTGGACTAAGTTCTTATAAGTACTATTCTGGACTTTACATGGGTGGATACTTCATGGTTCCCAAAAATCCCGCTAATAAAGATAGTATTGAACAGTAACTTTTTTCAACTCTCTTCAGAAATAACTTCAAGATCTACACATAGTGGGTCATACTGAATCAGAGAATCAAGAGAGGCTAAAATCAAGATAGACAGGGAAATCGCAATGCAAAAAGTTGCGGCAGAATCATACAACAGCAATAGTGGACCGTTGACTGAATTTCTCATAGCTGGTAGAATGAAAGCTCAAAGCCACAAGAGCAATGTTATAAGGGCAGCAACACCACAATGACCCAAAGCGGTCTAGTTGCAGGACAAAAAATCCGATCCAATTTAACTGTACCTAATCAAACTACCTATGATTTAAGCAATGAACCCAAAATCAGGGACTTTGAGTAAATTGATGGATTGAAACAGCTTACTACCCTAAAGAATTTTCACACAAGCAGGCTGGCTACCTCATCATTAGCAAATACAATATCACCATGCaatggcggagccagaattttcaccTAGAGAGTTCAAAATATGAAGTAAATATGCGAagaagccaagggggttcaacatctattatatatacataaagaaataattttaatcttgtatatacactataatttttcgccgaggaggttcggatgaaccccctggaGCCTACCTAGCTCCACCCCTGTCACCAAGGATGATTGTATAGTCTCTAAAGATCATAACTTTATTTTGCATAACACAGTACCACCACACAAATAAATGGCGAGTGAGCATTAATGAAGGCCTCAAAGCACCTGCCTAATCAAACTGAAAAGAACCAAACAGAACTGAAAGAGAGAGCCTCTACATGAACAAGGCATTGCATGCTACTCCTTCCTTAGGGTTTCAAGGTTTGTAATCTGTATTCTGATTTACACAGAACTACTTTCATCATAGTTGTACATACCTTTATAATGTAAGATCAGATTCTCTAAATCTAACATCTTGGACCTACACCTACTGCTAAAGATCAGTGTGCATCCCAGTAGCTAAATTTCTGTATATACAAAAAACATCAGATAATACACACATACTCAGTTTTGCTCCTTGTACGGAGTCCATATCAATTTGCAGACATCAACTTCCAGGCCACCCCGCCCGGCAGCTTTGAGATGACGATCCAAGACTTTCGGGTCTGCACAGATAACATGCTGTCCCTTTCGATATTGGATTAACTCTAAGCCCTGAAGTGTGGACAAAATATCTTCTGCCTTGATGGCTGTCATGTCACTAAGTTCCTACCAGAAGCAAAGCAGAACAGACAAATCCATCATAGATTGATACCCATCATTAGATGACAGACCAAGGCAGGTTTAAATGGAACCAACCTTCTACTCTTCTAGTGCTAGTTACATGGAAGTCTAAAAAGACGAACATAAATGAAAAACAGAAGAAAAAGAACTAAATTTTAGACACAAACCTTGATAGATATGTTGCCCTTGTGCTTTTTCAATATATCCAGAAGCACACGCGTCCAGTAACCCCTATAGCTCAACATTCCTAAGTCAGAAAGTGGTCTTTCTGGTGTGCCCACTTTACCTTCTTTCTTTGAAAGTTCATATGCTGCAACAGGTTTATTCAATAGCTCATTTATTTGGAGGGCAGGCATAAGGATAATAGTAATGATACGTCACTTCATCTTGTATCACAACAATACAGATCAAAAAGAAGTTTTCTAATATGAAGATTAATTACAAGTTTGGTTAATAACTTGCATCACATACTCCTGGCTCTCATAAACACACGATAAATCCATACTCAATGGATAAGTCCACGGGAGAAAATTATGATATATCTCCAAAGCAAAAGCACGAAGAAATTAACAATTTAAATAGACAGTCCACAAAATCATCACATTCTGTAAAACACCCTTGTGCTTGAAAGTGCATAACAAGAAAGAAATAACGGTCAATTAATGTTGTTGTTAAGCTTTGAGATACTCCAAGAGAAATAAAGAGAAAGGGGTCGGCAGAGGGTATAGTTATCTTGTGGTCATTGTCTAACGCAAGTCCACATACGCACCCCACATAGAATATATGTGTCTATAATTTTCAAAAAGAACAAATAAATAATGTGTACATACACACAATACACAGACACAcgaagggagagagagagagagagagagagagagagagagaatctaCACACGTATTATAACAAAGGTAAAAAGTTATTGTATGCCTCTTTTTATCTGATTGGTAAATCCGTATAATGGAAAAGTCCCCTAGAGGGTGCAACTTATACAAGTGAATGTTTCTCCAACCTCAATTTTGTAAAATACTAACATAACTTGCACTTGCTGAAACAGGTGAAAACGTGTTATGAAATTCATGAGCTTACAGAATGCAATTAGGAATTTCCCGTAGCCTTTCCTCTGATAAGGTGGAAGTGTCAGAATGCAGGCTAAGTTATAGGACTCTTCTGAGTGCTTTTCCTGCAGAATGAAGAAAGTGATCATTAACATAGCTCTGTGGGGAAAACCAAATACCATAGGAGGTTGACCAAATATCAAATTTGGGTTAAGTATGAACCTCATTTCTGCTCCACAAGGCAAGGTTTTCTCCCTTGAAAATGAGGATCAAATAACGAGGAACAACACCACAGATGTCTAAAATTTGGCTAGAAAAAATGGGGTACTTCAGCAGATGTATATCACTTACTAAAGCTTAGCGTGTTCGGGCAGTTCtttgaagaaaaaaataataaaaataaaaattggtagAAGTAACATTTTGTATTTGGGTAGTTGTTTCCCAGGGGCACTAAAGAACCTCCATTTGATTAACACAATATGATGAAACTTCAACCAGAACATGAAAAGTCACATTTGGATTGTGGATTTTAGGTGGCCAAACATTTAAGGAATTAGATAGTGAGCTTGAAATTTGATTTAAACCCATGCAAACATGTAACCGAAGGCCTAACAAAGTTGGGAGTACACCAATAAACTTTCCAAATCCAAAACTTGTACTATGCTTTAGTTTGACAACCTCTATTCCTCAATGTCCTAGAGTTATTCAATATTGAGAAACAGATAAGTAAGACCCATATATGGATTCTCTCTTTTCAGGATTCGGTACTATTTTGCACTGCAACTTAAACGCAATACCCCTTTAGGACAATGGCAGTACTAGTTAACTACTAATTGTTCTCTCCTTTTTTTAACTATTTTGGATGGTACTAGAAATTAATAAATAGATAAAATCTTAAGAAATATGATGATGTCCTTTTTAAGCAACAAAAAGATCTTGTTTCATGGGCCATTTACAGCAAATCTCAAGTAAAAAGTTGAAAATGAGGTCAAAGTTTGAACACACTCCAATAGTAAATTTTGCTTACAGCTACATCAAAATGCAACTTTTCTGAACGTTCAGAACAAAATTGACTGTCTAGGTAACATGGTCAGGAAATGCTCTGCAAGAAGCTTACAAGTGCTTCACAAATGCTTGCAGATCACAAGTTCCTCCACATCTATATGCAGGTACGAAATTACTAGGTACGCTTGCCCTTGCTACTATCCTCATAAAAAATTTAGCCCCAGTAGAAAATGGCAACAACTGCTAACCATCAAAgaacattttttgttttttgatcaAGAAGTCAAAGTAATGTTCCATAGTTGCAGAATGATGTGAAAATTCTACAGTTTCACAAGCAGATTAATCTCCTTAAGTTTGTTTGGTCCAACTGAAGGTAAAACAACTCACTACTACATACATGATGACTATGCCAGCTCATCATCCCTAAATATGCAACACAGTAGAAGAGGAGAGAAACCTGTAAACATCTTCTCAAAAATACCTATATAATCTTGCAGCTGAAATTTACCTTTGAAAAGTAACCAACCATATGGCAACCTCGGTCATCACATTCACAAAGCACGTAAAAGAGGAACAGGTCAACATCATAATATAGTGTCTTATGATCAAGAAACAATTTGGCCAAGTAGCATAGATTTTGCCCGTAAACCTTGTTCTTTTTGCCATCAACCTGAAGCAAACGTCCAACAATAGAAACATTATAAGACACCTAAAAGCTATAAACACATTTCCATGAAGTTTTCCTCTAAATGCATGAAGGAAAAAGCAAAGGAAGATAACTGGTATTAGAATCAACTAACACACCTCAAACATTGACAGTGTACCACTTCTATAGATCTCATCACCTGGAGGATGCTTTAGATCACATTTTCTCTACATAAAAGGGTGAAAATAAGtcagaaaaaaaaagtataagAAGGTTAAAGACGTGGATATTTGATGTTTACTCCCTTGTGTAACAATTTTATTGTCCTACTTCTTACTTAATCTCAAAACTGGGTCTACTTTCCTTAAAGGGGAACTGTTTCTCCACATTCTTCAATATTCTTCCAACTTTCACTATAAACAAGGTACGTGAGTACCCTCTTTTACTCTaggaaatttttaaattttttcaaaAGGCTAGCTTGAGCCTTTGATCCATGTTTGACCCATTCCGCTCGAAAAGAACAAACCCAATTATTTCTTCTTTTTCTGGATAGGTAAGAACAAAACCCAGATCTTACTGTTACCTTAATACTCATGGTCAAACTAAATGGGACATCAAAACTACGATGAAGGGAGTAAGATAGAGAATAGCACTTCCAGGAAACCTTTAGGGTGCTTAGATTGAATATGTAAGGGCCCCCAAAATATAGAAGGATGCTGTACAAAACGACAACCGCATGCAACAGGTGACAGGGATAAAACATACCAAAAGGAAAAACAGAAGCTTCTACCCTTACAACTACATGGAACATCATGCAGCATAATGGGGTGAGGAGAAGTAGATCCCTGTGATAGGGAATTATACAAAACCAAGGTTAACACTCCCCAACCATTGTAGTGTTCAACTCTGATATCGATAAGAAACAACCAAATCGTGAAAACGTCATTGCGCAGCTGATACAATGGACTATTTACCAGGACAAATGAGGCAATGGATATGACATTTACAGCCTTGAATGTCTACAGAACCAGGAAAACACTACCAACACTATAATACTTCTAACTGATCCGGTTGTATCTCAGTAGGTTGGCAACCCAAGATGAGAATCAAATAAATACGAGGAAACTTCCCAAAGAAAGTAAAAGATATTTGCCActacaataacatacccagtaaGATCCCActaggtggggtctggggagagtagagtgtacgcagaccttactcctaccttaaAAGGTAGAGAGGTTGTGTCCGATAAACCCTCGGCTCAAGGAAAGATAAGAAGGCAGCATTAGTAATAGGCAACAGTAATAAAGGCAGTAGTAATAAAAGGCAGTAACAACAACCAGTTATTAAATGAGATGACACTCCATATACACCAAAACAACTTTAGCATTGTAAGCAGTAAGCACCCCAGTTAGTATATTGCTGCTAACTTGAGAAAACTAAATGAGATGACATTCTATATTCGCCAAAACGGCTTTAGCATTGTAAGCAGTAAGCAACCCAAGTTAGTATATTGCTGCCATACTGAAACCCCCTAATTCAAAATATAGTGTGAGGGGGGCCCAGTGTCTAATCCACACCAGCATTACGATTTGTGATCTCCATGTAAATCTCTCTTCTCACTCTTTCCACAACAAGAAGAAAGGCAAGGAAAATCCGGGAAAAGGCTCACCATGTGCCTCTGAAGCTGTTCTTTGCGCTTCATAAAATTGAGACAAAACTCACAAAAGAACAGCTTCGAACAGTCATTGTATTCTGGAGGAAATGGGGAGAAGTACCACGTTTCAATCTCATATCTTCCAAGTTCTATTGTAGCAATGTTCTTAACTTTTGTGAATTCTTCATGCTCTCGCAAGCTGGCCGCATCAAGCTCCTCATGGCCCTGCAAATGAAACAAAACATATATTGCAAAACAGTAAATCACCCCAAACAaagaaaaaaacattttgaagTATACTAATACAGAAAAAAATTGAACTAAACTAAAAAATCTATAGTAGGGTGTTAAACAACAAATATAAAAAAGAGAAACAAAAACCCAGAAACCtctaaaacaacaacaaaaaaaaaaaaaaaagtaaatagcTATAGAGGCCTACTGATGTTTCCCGCAGTTCAGAGATCACTGAACTACTACATCCATTCCATCAAAAGATACAGACGGCTGAAACTACTTCATTCACGTTTAGAGGTCATGTTTCTTTTTGTGAAGAATGTTTTAAATGAGCATGCAAAAAATCAATAGTAACTCCAATTAAACAAAGGGAGACAAGTTGCCAAGGTGGTTCACTAGTGCTTCCTCTGAGACAATTCACTCTAAGATTAAACAACACCTTAGTTCATATTAAGGAAGAGAACTCAGTCCAGAGTAGTCAAAAACAAAAAGCGTGGAGAAACGCCAAATGTTTGTTGGGGCTTTAAGTGCGCAGAGGAATTGAAGTGTGAGCTTTAGCAAGAAAAGTGCTAatgaagaaaaaatgaaaaataaaatcataatgcAACTATAAACACAAATAAATAAACAATAATTATTTAGACAAaagaatttaaaaaattaaagttAAACCATATATatgtgaataaaataaaaaatcatgtCATTCAAGGTCAAAAACAACTCGGATGAAAAGATCTAGCTTTAAATCATTATTTTTAGATGATGGGAAAAGAACTCCAAAATATTTTTGACAAAGGAAGCTACTTTTCTTATACTTAATTTCTAATTTGTTATTCCTAATCACTAAAAAATTACGTGACATTTTTTCTTAGCAATTAATATATAGCTTTATCAACTATATTTATTGTCTAACTGCTCTTAATAACAGAGACGATGGGTGAAGAGGCGCACGCCTTAGCACCTTGATGCCTACAGTAAAGCGCCAACTAAGCCAGATGAAGAAAATGACCGCAATACATTTTATGAAATTCAGACATTTACTAAAGCAACTATCATGGCAAAAGAACTCCAATACTATCTATGTCTTGATTGAAAATCTCACCATCCCCCTACTGGACCTAACATACAATCACAAATATATCTCATTGACAGATCATTGGCACTCTTTCAAAACCTTTCAAGAATATCCGAGATAGTGAAAAGTACCTCTAATAATAGGCAACTTGAACTAGAAATGCGTGTAAATCAATTAAAGGAGCTAATTTTGACCGGATTAAGGAACTATCACGGCAATATAAGATTGTAAACAATGAAAGCATCAAAGAGAAAAATAATATCCGCAATTAGGATATGGTTAacagctatgttgctcggactctccaaaaatgcttCCCACTTGTGtcgatcctccaaaaatgcactacttttggagaatccgacatgCACCCGGGGGCATTTCTGGGAAGTCCAAGCAACATAGATTAACAGTATAACCCTTAAAAGGATATAAAGAATACAAAACATACCTCAACATGAGTCTCGTCAATTTTACGTTTCTGGTGGCGTGTCATTTTCAAACTTGTCACCTGAAAACATCAGTTGTGAGACCTTTGAAGCATCAGAAACAAGGACTGAATAGTTAATTAAAAAAGGGCAAAAGTAACTATAGCCGCAACAATGAAAAACAAATACAGCAGGTATTGTAGGTTGAGTTTGAATCTGGTAT
Coding sequences:
- the LOC132627075 gene encoding histone acetyltransferase of the MYST family 1-like yields the protein MGSIDTSPRAENGSSDPNGATANGLPAGEGSFHPPAPNSTGAFPDNESLRKRKGSGGVLPLEVGTRVMCRWRDGKYHPVKVIERRKLPYGGVNDYEYYVHYTEFNRRLDEWVKLEQLDLNSVETVVDEKVEDKVTSLKMTRHQKRKIDETHVEGHEELDAASLREHEEFTKVKNIATIELGRYEIETWYFSPFPPEYNDCSKLFFCEFCLNFMKRKEQLQRHMRKCDLKHPPGDEIYRSGTLSMFEVDGKKNKVYGQNLCYLAKLFLDHKTLYYDVDLFLFYVLCECDDRGCHMVGYFSKEKHSEESYNLACILTLPPYQRKGYGKFLIAFSYELSKKEGKVGTPERPLSDLGMLSYRGYWTRVLLDILKKHKGNISIKELSDMTAIKAEDILSTLQGLELIQYRKGQHVICADPKVLDRHLKAAGRGGLEVDVCKLIWTPYKEQN